Proteins from one Canis aureus isolate CA01 chromosome 20, VMU_Caureus_v.1.0, whole genome shotgun sequence genomic window:
- the NOCT gene encoding nocturnin isoform X4, translated as MGNGTSRLYSALAKTLNGSAASQHPEYLVSPDSEHLEPIDPKELLEECRAVLHTRPPRFQRDFVDLRTDCPSSHPPIRVMQWNILAQALGEGKDNFVQCPVEALKWEERKCLILEEILAYQPDILCLQEVDHYFDTFQPLLSRLGYQGTFFPKPWSPCLDVEHNNGPDGCALFFLQNRFKLVNSANIRLTAMTLKTNQVAIAQTLECKESSRQFCIAVTHLKARTGWERFRSAQGCDLLQNLQNITQGAKIPLIVCGDFNAEPTEEVYKHFASSSLNLNSAYKLLSADGQSEPPYTTWKIRTSGECRHTLDYIWYSKHALSVKSALDLLTEEQIGPNRLPSFNYPSDHLSLVCDFSFNEEPDGLL; from the exons ATGGGAAACGGTACGAGCAGACTCTATAGTGCTCTTGCCAAGACACTGAACGGCAGTGCTGCCTCCCAGCACCCAGAATATTTGGTATCACCTGACTCTGAACATCTGGAGCCCATTGATCCCAAAGAACTCCTTGAGGAATGCAGGGCTGTCCTGCACACTCGACCTCCCCGGTTCCAGAGGGATTTTGTGGATCTGAGGACAGACTGCCCCAGTAGCCACCCACCTATTCgagtcatgcagtggaacattCTTGCCCAAG ctcttgGAGAAGGAAAAGACAACTTTGTACAATGCCCTGTGGAAGCCCTCaagtgggaagaaaggaaatgtcTCATCCTAGAAGAAATTCTAGCCTACCAGCCCGATATATTATGTCTCCAAGAGGTGGACCACTATTTTGACACCTTTCAACCACTCCTCAGTAGATTGGGCTATCAGGGCACGTTTTTCCCAAAGCCCTGGTCACCTTGTCTAGATGTAGAACACAACAATGGACCAGATGGCTGTGCCTTGTTTTTTCTCCAGAACCGATTCAAGTTAGTCAATAGTGCCAATATTAGGCTGACGGCCATGACATTGAAAACCAATCAGGTGGCCATTGCACAAACTCTGGAGTGCAAGGAGTCCAGTCGACAGTTCTGTATTGCTGTCACTCACTTAAAAGCACGTACAGGCTGGGAACGATTTCGCTCAGCTCAAGGCTGTGACCTTCTCCAGAACCTGCAGAACATCACCCAAGGAGCCAAGATTCCCCTCATTGTTTGTGGGGACTTCAATGCAGAGCCAACAGAGGAGGTCTACAAGCACTTTGCTTCCTCCAGCCTCAACCTGAACAGTGCGTACAAGCTGCTGAGTGCTGATGGGCAGTCAGAACCTCCGTATACTACCTGGAAGATCCGGACCTCAGGGGAGTGCCGGCATACACTGGATTATATCTGGTATTCTAAACATGCTCTAAGTGTGAAGTCAGCTCTTGATTTGCTCACAGAAGAACAGATTGGACCCAACCGCCTACCATCTTTTAATTATCCTTCAGACCACCTGTCTCTAGTGTGTGACTTCAGCTTTAACGAGGAACCTGATGGACTTTTATAA